In Methanosarcina barkeri MS, a single window of DNA contains:
- the lonB gene encoding ATP-dependent protease LonB, with protein MVYNNNQNIGESSGKIDEPAENIGESVQDGDTSAADQKKEESGGGMTEPESNQVKAESESDQDTYEDVDIGFSFDNTSNIDVPKLLIDQVLGQEHAVEVVKKAAGQRRHIMMIGTPGTGKSLLAKAMAELLPKEELKDILVYPNMEDLNNPKIREVPAGKGREIVMAHKMEARKKAQARNMLMMLFVVGIIIYSYFVGQLLWGIIAGIMILMLTRQFLPKEEMMIPKLAVSNYDKEHAPYIDATGAHAGALLGDVRHDPFQSGGLETPAHDRVEAGDIHKAHKGVLFIDEINTLKLESQQSLLTALQEREYPITGQSERSSGALVKTEPVPCDFIMVSAGNLDAVQKMHPALRSRIKGYGYEVYMQDSMEDTPENRKKMVRFVAQEVVRDGHIPHFDEGAVEEVIREARRRAGRKGHLTLKLRDLGGLVRVAGDIAHSEGAPLTTAEHVLAAKRIARSIEQQLADSYLENRKDYESFLRKGSAVGRVNGLAVMGGDSGIVLPIVSEVTPALSGAEGRIIATGKLKMIAKEAVLNVSAVIKNMTGTDISRHDVHIQFVGTYEGVEGDSASVSIATAVISAIEKIPVDQTVAMTGSLSVRGDVLPVGGVTYKIEAAARAGIKKVIIPKANEADVLIEKAYKEKIQIIPVSSIAEVMEHSLVGPKKNSIIEKLRNITKLSFDIPEVSPASVQAKNLFGCRN; from the coding sequence GAACCCGCTGAAAATATAGGCGAGTCCGTTCAGGACGGAGACACGTCTGCGGCCGATCAGAAGAAGGAGGAGTCCGGTGGGGGTATGACCGAGCCCGAATCCAATCAGGTTAAGGCCGAGTCTGAGTCAGATCAGGATACGTATGAAGACGTTGACATCGGCTTTTCATTTGACAATACTTCTAATATAGATGTACCCAAACTTCTTATCGACCAAGTGCTGGGTCAGGAACATGCCGTCGAAGTCGTAAAAAAAGCGGCCGGTCAGAGACGGCATATCATGATGATAGGAACCCCAGGAACAGGGAAATCTCTGCTTGCAAAAGCAATGGCAGAACTTCTTCCAAAAGAAGAGCTAAAGGATATTCTTGTATATCCTAATATGGAAGACCTTAACAATCCTAAAATAAGGGAAGTTCCCGCCGGAAAGGGCAGAGAAATCGTCATGGCTCACAAGATGGAGGCCAGAAAGAAAGCTCAGGCCAGAAATATGCTCATGATGCTTTTTGTTGTGGGCATTATCATCTACTCTTATTTTGTTGGTCAATTACTCTGGGGCATTATTGCAGGCATTATGATTCTCATGCTAACTCGCCAGTTCTTGCCTAAAGAAGAAATGATGATCCCGAAACTGGCGGTTTCAAATTATGACAAAGAGCATGCACCTTATATCGACGCAACAGGAGCTCACGCAGGAGCTCTGCTTGGAGATGTAAGGCACGACCCATTCCAGTCCGGCGGGCTTGAAACTCCTGCTCACGACAGAGTAGAGGCTGGAGATATCCACAAGGCCCACAAAGGTGTGCTCTTTATTGACGAAATCAACACTCTCAAACTGGAATCCCAGCAGAGCCTCCTGACTGCACTTCAGGAAAGGGAATACCCAATTACCGGGCAGTCTGAGAGAAGTTCAGGAGCTCTTGTTAAGACCGAGCCTGTACCCTGCGATTTTATTATGGTATCTGCAGGAAACCTCGACGCCGTGCAGAAGATGCACCCTGCGCTCAGGTCAAGAATAAAAGGTTACGGCTACGAAGTTTACATGCAGGATTCTATGGAAGATACTCCTGAGAACCGGAAGAAAATGGTTCGTTTCGTTGCCCAGGAAGTTGTTCGGGACGGGCATATTCCTCACTTTGATGAAGGTGCAGTGGAAGAAGTAATTCGGGAAGCTAGAAGACGGGCAGGCAGGAAAGGGCACCTTACCCTGAAGCTTCGTGACCTTGGCGGACTTGTACGCGTAGCAGGAGACATTGCCCATTCCGAAGGTGCTCCATTAACAACCGCTGAGCACGTACTTGCAGCAAAAAGAATCGCAAGATCTATTGAACAGCAGCTTGCAGATAGTTATCTAGAAAACCGCAAAGATTACGAATCCTTCCTTAGAAAAGGTTCTGCTGTGGGCAGGGTCAACGGACTTGCAGTCATGGGTGGAGATTCAGGAATTGTACTTCCCATAGTATCCGAAGTCACCCCTGCACTTTCCGGAGCCGAAGGGCGTATTATAGCAACGGGTAAGCTTAAAATGATTGCGAAGGAAGCAGTGTTAAATGTCTCTGCCGTGATTAAAAACATGACAGGCACGGACATATCCAGACATGATGTTCATATCCAGTTTGTAGGGACCTACGAAGGTGTCGAAGGAGACAGTGCATCAGTTTCCATTGCAACAGCCGTCATATCTGCCATTGAGAAGATTCCTGTAGACCAGACCGTGGCAATGACAGGTTCCCTTTCAGTCAGGGGAGATGTCCTGCCTGTAGGTGGAGTTACCTATAAAATTGAAGCTGCAGCCCGGGCAGGCATTAAGAAAGTAATTATCCCCAAAGCAAACGAGGCAGATGTCCTTATCGAAAAGGCGTACAAAGAGAAAATTCAGATCATTCCTGTCTCCTCTATTGCGGAAGTAATGGAACACAGTCTTGTAGGTCCGAAAAAAAACTCAATTATCGAAAAATTGCGAAACATTACAAAACTCAGCTTCGATATTCCTGAGGTATCACCTGCTTCCGTGCAGGCTAAGAACCTTTTTGGATGCAGGAACTGA
- a CDS encoding TldD/PmbA family protein encodes MQELIMTIMQDIKFYDCRVIEGSSTSIILDNGKIEELSRNFTRGAGVRALCGGSWGYTSVEGEINLKQGVEAASKLAISMNASTPKEDVELATINPPEVKNLPEIRIDPRDVSIEEKVDLLKSIEAHAKVKGINSTKVMYLESEFKVEYRSSDGIEGAYELMNVGFAVSAVASENGVYQAGRESRFGYGYEVFEKENVLELAGKAGNTAIELLKAKTPKGGEMPVVLDQELAGVFAHEAVGHAAEADLVLEGDSILENRIGEQIASPLVTIIDDPTLHKFGYYPFDAEGAQSKRTEIIKNGVFNSYLHSRETAAKLGGTPGNCRAQGYSMPVVRMSNTFIDNGDARFEEMLEEVKDGMYLIGSRGGQVNTGEGIFQFNAEKGYLIRNGELTELVRDVSLSGKTLEILNHVALVGNDLKMTAGRCGKAGQLVSVSDGSPHLAISKALVGGA; translated from the coding sequence ATGCAGGAACTGATCATGACTATTATGCAGGATATTAAATTTTATGACTGCAGAGTAATTGAGGGCAGTTCCACCTCAATTATTCTGGATAACGGAAAGATCGAGGAACTATCCAGAAACTTTACACGGGGAGCCGGTGTAAGGGCTCTCTGTGGTGGTTCCTGGGGTTATACGTCTGTGGAAGGGGAAATCAACCTCAAACAGGGTGTCGAGGCAGCCTCAAAACTTGCTATTTCTATGAATGCCAGTACCCCCAAGGAAGACGTGGAACTTGCAACCATAAATCCTCCGGAAGTAAAGAATCTCCCTGAGATCAGAATCGATCCAAGGGATGTTTCTATTGAGGAAAAAGTCGATCTTTTAAAAAGCATAGAAGCCCATGCAAAAGTAAAGGGCATCAACAGCACCAAGGTAATGTACCTGGAATCCGAATTTAAAGTAGAATACAGGAGTTCCGATGGAATTGAAGGTGCTTATGAGCTTATGAACGTTGGTTTTGCGGTTTCGGCAGTTGCTTCGGAAAATGGGGTATATCAGGCAGGCAGAGAGAGCCGTTTTGGATACGGGTATGAGGTTTTCGAGAAAGAAAATGTTCTGGAACTTGCTGGTAAGGCAGGAAATACTGCAATAGAACTTCTCAAAGCGAAAACCCCTAAAGGCGGAGAAATGCCTGTGGTCCTTGACCAGGAACTAGCTGGCGTCTTTGCCCACGAAGCCGTTGGACACGCAGCTGAAGCTGATCTTGTCCTTGAGGGAGACTCCATCCTTGAAAACCGGATAGGAGAACAGATTGCATCTCCCCTTGTTACGATTATCGATGACCCTACCCTACATAAGTTTGGATACTATCCTTTTGATGCCGAAGGGGCACAATCAAAAAGGACAGAAATAATCAAGAACGGGGTTTTTAATTCTTATCTCCATTCCCGGGAAACTGCAGCGAAACTTGGAGGAACTCCAGGGAACTGCAGAGCTCAGGGCTATTCAATGCCCGTTGTAAGGATGAGCAATACATTCATAGATAACGGGGATGCCAGGTTTGAAGAGATGCTTGAAGAGGTAAAAGATGGGATGTACCTCATAGGCTCAAGAGGAGGGCAGGTAAATACCGGAGAAGGAATTTTCCAGTTCAATGCCGAAAAAGGGTACCTGATAAGAAACGGAGAACTCACAGAACTTGTACGGGACGTTTCTCTCTCCGGCAAAACTCTTGAGATTCTCAACCATGTGGCACTTGTGGGCAACGACCTTAAAATGACTGCAGGCAGATGCGGAAAAGCCGGGCAGCTTGTATCCGTATCAGATGGTTCTCCTCATCTGGCTATCTCAAAAGCCCTTGTGGGAGGTGCCTGA
- a CDS encoding TldD/PmbA family protein, with the protein MYELARKALKLAEKAGAEEAEIYYAANHSTGVNFRKDALENAKDRFSEGIGIRAIVNGAVGFASTNSAAQIEDAVEVAVAEARVRESDPDWVSLPSNGKYPTVSGIFDKKVETLELESCIEYALALIEGTKEVPGTLPTSGGFTRSKGKQLILNTNGIEIEEESTAISGFVDVITVNGQASTAYDFGISRSLDIDFFALGKNAAELAMKSNGGIKIEPQKTDVVFHPFAISDIIEEALAPSLDADNVQKGRSGLIDKVGEELAVPELSIYDDGLIEAGIETSASDDEGVPSQRTTVIGKGVLETYLYDSYTAGKAGVKSTGNSSRFSYTSPPSVGLRNVIVDYPQTDVIADTQSGIFVNTVIGAHTANSISGDFSVEARNAFTIKDGALDKPIKSLMISGNAFELLKQISGAGFDVRKVGGIITPSIRVSDMSVIG; encoded by the coding sequence ATGTACGAGCTTGCAAGAAAAGCTCTCAAGCTTGCAGAAAAAGCAGGGGCTGAAGAAGCTGAAATTTATTATGCTGCAAACCACTCAACAGGCGTGAATTTTAGAAAAGACGCTCTTGAGAATGCTAAAGACCGTTTCTCGGAAGGCATAGGAATCAGGGCTATAGTAAACGGAGCCGTGGGCTTTGCCAGCACGAATTCGGCAGCACAAATAGAGGATGCTGTTGAGGTTGCAGTTGCCGAAGCCAGGGTAAGAGAAAGTGACCCTGATTGGGTAAGTCTTCCTTCTAACGGGAAATATCCCACTGTCTCGGGTATCTTCGATAAAAAAGTAGAGACTCTGGAACTTGAATCCTGTATTGAGTATGCTCTGGCACTTATTGAAGGCACAAAAGAAGTTCCAGGCACGCTTCCAACATCAGGAGGCTTTACCCGGTCAAAGGGCAAGCAACTTATCCTGAACACAAATGGTATAGAAATCGAAGAGGAATCAACAGCAATTTCCGGTTTTGTGGATGTCATTACTGTAAACGGGCAGGCTTCAACAGCCTATGACTTTGGGATTTCCCGTTCTCTGGATATTGATTTCTTTGCCCTCGGAAAGAATGCAGCCGAGCTTGCAATGAAGTCCAATGGCGGAATAAAGATCGAACCGCAAAAAACCGATGTGGTTTTCCATCCGTTTGCCATTTCAGACATTATAGAGGAAGCGCTTGCTCCTTCGCTTGATGCCGATAATGTCCAGAAGGGAAGGTCAGGCTTGATAGATAAAGTAGGAGAAGAGCTGGCGGTGCCTGAACTCAGTATCTACGATGATGGACTCATTGAAGCAGGAATAGAAACATCGGCTTCGGATGACGAAGGTGTTCCTTCGCAACGCACTACCGTGATTGGAAAAGGTGTGCTTGAGACTTACCTCTATGACAGTTATACCGCAGGAAAAGCAGGCGTAAAGAGTACAGGAAACAGCTCAAGGTTTTCTTACACAAGCCCTCCTTCAGTAGGGCTCAGGAACGTTATCGTTGATTATCCTCAGACAGATGTTATTGCCGATACGCAGTCAGGGATCTTCGTAAACACGGTAATCGGCGCCCACACAGCAAACTCGATTTCAGGAGACTTCTCCGTAGAGGCCAGAAATGCCTTCACAATCAAAGACGGAGCTCTTGATAAGCCTATAAAATCCCTTATGATTTCTGGCAATGCTTTCGAGCTCTTGAAACAGATCTCAGGAGCAGGCTTTGATGTCAGGAAAGTTGGAGGAATAATTACACCTTCTATCCGGGTTTCGGATATGAGTGTTATAGGTTAA
- a CDS encoding clostripain-related cysteine peptidase, translated as MQTKAKWTYMVYMAGDNNLSTAGDEDLKEMRQVGSSSEVNVLVQFDNAGIEGTRRFYIQRGGINEKVECLGKTDSGDPLVLENFIAWSCKHYPAERYALILWNHGGGWKPGDFDRLARYERTRNWNVREANFLSASELKRTLFNTTISNILNLDLPELREICIDDGSGHSLDTIELGKVLAYAKEIIGQTLDILGMDACLMSNFEVAYQAAPYVKYIVASEANEPNEGWPYEAILDMLSKNPEIATPDICCEIVKVYTETYKKWGRSNVTQSAFDLSRVKDTTKSLDSLAKALIDKMPDVINNMQRAQNKSKSFCTYTLWDVSHFCKVLSGLIQDDNLNQAIQKVITEFEPNSEKFIIAESHLGNGYDQCCGASIYLIPPLLPVSEYYADLEFAKNCKSWPLMLQKYHD; from the coding sequence ATGCAAACGAAAGCCAAATGGACGTACATGGTTTATATGGCCGGTGATAATAATTTATCAACGGCTGGTGATGAAGATCTAAAAGAGATGAGACAAGTCGGTTCGAGCTCTGAAGTTAATGTTTTAGTCCAATTTGATAATGCGGGTATTGAAGGCACCAGGCGTTTCTATATTCAACGTGGGGGTATCAACGAGAAGGTTGAATGTTTAGGAAAAACCGACTCTGGAGATCCGCTTGTTCTCGAGAATTTCATAGCCTGGTCTTGTAAACATTATCCAGCCGAACGCTACGCATTAATTTTGTGGAATCATGGTGGGGGATGGAAACCTGGTGATTTTGACAGGCTCGCCAGATATGAGAGGACCAGGAATTGGAATGTACGTGAAGCGAATTTTTTATCAGCGTCAGAATTAAAGAGAACCTTATTCAATACGACTATCAGTAATATCCTTAATTTGGACTTACCGGAATTGAGGGAGATCTGTATCGATGATGGATCAGGCCATTCTCTAGACACAATAGAGCTAGGCAAAGTCCTTGCTTATGCAAAAGAAATAATTGGACAAACATTGGATATTCTGGGTATGGATGCTTGCCTTATGAGTAACTTCGAAGTGGCTTATCAAGCAGCACCATACGTAAAATATATTGTTGCATCTGAGGCAAATGAGCCTAATGAAGGATGGCCATACGAAGCCATACTTGACATGCTGTCCAAAAATCCGGAGATTGCAACGCCAGATATTTGTTGTGAGATTGTGAAGGTTTATACAGAAACTTACAAAAAATGGGGTCGATCTAATGTGACTCAGTCGGCTTTCGACCTTTCAAGAGTTAAAGATACCACAAAGAGTTTAGATTCGCTGGCTAAAGCATTGATTGATAAGATGCCTGATGTAATTAATAATATGCAGAGAGCTCAAAACAAATCGAAGAGCTTTTGCACCTACACTCTATGGGATGTGTCCCATTTTTGCAAGGTATTATCAGGTTTAATTCAGGACGATAATCTAAATCAGGCGATACAAAAAGTTATCACTGAATTTGAACCTAATTCGGAAAAATTCATTATTGCAGAATCGCATCTTGGAAATGGCTATGACCAATGTTGTGGAGCATCAATTTATTTAATTCCACCACTTCTTCCCGTTTCGGAATATTATGCAGACTTAGAATTTGCGAAAAACTGCAAAAGTTGGCCACTTATGCTTCAAAAATACCACGATTAA
- a CDS encoding universal stress protein translates to MEDKSYDKIMIATDGSKQVEKAIEAALQLAKITGARLYSVYVIASAGYTPRNFGWEESLREILEAEAKKAVTFVEEAGKVSGVKVEPVILEGHPADRIMKFAEQEDMDLIVMGTLGRTGLNRFLLGSIAENVVRHSKTPVMVVKGEAENEN, encoded by the coding sequence TTGGAAGACAAAAGTTACGACAAAATAATGATTGCAACCGACGGTTCGAAACAGGTAGAAAAGGCAATTGAGGCAGCACTTCAGCTTGCTAAGATTACTGGAGCAAGACTCTACTCCGTATACGTAATTGCTTCAGCGGGCTATACTCCGAGAAATTTCGGGTGGGAGGAGTCACTGAGAGAAATTCTCGAGGCTGAAGCGAAAAAAGCCGTTACTTTTGTTGAAGAGGCGGGAAAAGTTTCAGGTGTTAAGGTCGAACCGGTAATTCTTGAAGGGCATCCTGCAGACAGAATTATGAAATTTGCAGAACAGGAAGATATGGATCTTATAGTTATGGGTACACTTGGAAGAACCGGGCTTAATAGGTTCCTGCTTGGAAGCATAGCCGAAAATGTAGTAAGGCATTCAAAAACACCTGTGATGGTCGTAAAAGGTGAAGCCGAAAACGAAAATTGA
- a CDS encoding nucleoside recognition domain-containing protein has translation MIGLFIKVLDFAFPVLVMIFVGLVGTSVLVELGLMQKFSRLVSPIFAYTNLPDTCASAFLVSIGSTVAANSMLSQAKKENCLENREVLLCAMMNSTPVYFRELFTYQIPIVLPALGLVVGGFYSIVFVVTAVFKILVIAIASKLFLKGNSCKIPESQNREKISLKSAIIRAFRKEFRIFLKIAGVYIIATTIIFVLQEQGFFGIFSVLPLAKLFKIPPESIVPLTSYVASPILGISLLGPMIHSGEITNIQAMIVLMLGSMFMLPIFALRSQLPRKIAIFGTQLGLQIVIYSMAISVFVRLAILLVLLSIAP, from the coding sequence ATGATAGGTCTTTTCATCAAAGTACTTGATTTTGCGTTTCCAGTACTTGTAATGATTTTTGTGGGGCTTGTGGGTACAAGCGTACTTGTAGAACTCGGCCTGATGCAGAAATTTTCCAGGCTTGTAAGTCCTATCTTTGCCTACACTAACCTGCCTGATACCTGCGCTTCAGCTTTCCTGGTGTCAATAGGGTCTACGGTAGCTGCAAATAGCATGCTTTCCCAGGCAAAAAAAGAGAATTGTCTGGAAAATCGAGAGGTCTTACTCTGTGCGATGATGAATTCTACGCCTGTTTATTTTCGGGAACTTTTTACTTATCAGATTCCAATAGTTCTGCCCGCACTTGGCCTTGTGGTAGGGGGATTTTATTCTATTGTATTCGTAGTTACAGCAGTGTTCAAAATCTTGGTAATTGCAATTGCAAGCAAACTGTTCCTTAAAGGCAACTCCTGCAAAATCCCTGAATCGCAAAATAGAGAGAAAATCTCCTTGAAAAGTGCGATTATCCGGGCTTTCAGAAAAGAGTTCAGGATTTTTTTAAAAATTGCAGGAGTTTATATTATTGCAACTACCATTATTTTTGTACTTCAGGAACAGGGGTTTTTTGGAATTTTCAGTGTGCTTCCCCTTGCTAAACTTTTTAAAATTCCTCCAGAGTCGATTGTCCCGCTGACAAGCTATGTGGCTAGTCCAATCCTAGGAATCTCGCTTCTGGGCCCTATGATTCACTCAGGAGAAATTACAAACATACAGGCAATGATTGTTCTCATGCTTGGCAGTATGTTCATGCTCCCTATTTTCGCTCTCCGAAGCCAGCTTCCAAGAAAAATAGCAATTTTCGGGACTCAATTGGGTCTTCAGATTGTCATATACTCAATGGCAATAAGCGTGTTTGTAAGGCTTGCAATCCTGCTAGTACTTTTAAGTATCGCTCCATAA
- a CDS encoding universal stress protein yields MTNSFYRKIMVATDGSESVRKAVETAVEIAKISGAKLYVVYVIASEGFSITYPKNVGWEKAILEYFKAEGKEATSYVETAGKAANVEVESVILQGIPANELVDFAERNNIDLIVMGTLGRTGIERFLLGSVAENVVRHSKKPVLVVRGETV; encoded by the coding sequence ATGACTAACAGTTTTTACAGGAAGATAATGGTTGCGACCGATGGTTCGGAATCTGTTAGAAAAGCGGTCGAAACAGCAGTTGAAATCGCAAAGATAAGCGGTGCAAAACTATATGTTGTGTACGTGATTGCTTCTGAAGGGTTTTCGATAACCTATCCGAAGAACGTTGGATGGGAAAAGGCCATTCTTGAATACTTCAAGGCTGAAGGCAAGGAGGCCACTTCTTATGTCGAAACCGCTGGGAAAGCTGCAAATGTTGAGGTTGAATCCGTAATCCTGCAAGGAATTCCTGCAAATGAGCTTGTCGATTTTGCAGAAAGAAACAATATTGACCTTATTGTCATGGGCACACTCGGAAGGACCGGAATTGAGAGGTTTTTGCTCGGGAGCGTGGCCGAAAATGTGGTAAGGCACTCAAAAAAACCGGTGCTTGTCGTACGGGGAGAAACTGTTTAA
- a CDS encoding 4Fe-4S dicluster domain-containing protein, translated as MKDLMIRPERCMGCRSCETACAIAHSESKSLFLAIGEKPAPKKRINLEPVPDLGVSLPITCRHCKDAPCVSVCPTKAIYQDENASMISYDPNLCVDCWTCSTVCSRFTPLYHMILVMGCWTSSMNHNRKVISRQAEAGIKCDLCEGRDMPACVEACPTHALVFAEVNEV; from the coding sequence ATGAAGGATTTAATGATTCGTCCCGAACGATGTATGGGCTGCCGTTCATGTGAGACTGCATGTGCCATTGCACATTCAGAGAGCAAAAGCCTCTTTTTGGCTATAGGAGAAAAGCCGGCTCCGAAAAAACGTATCAATCTGGAGCCTGTCCCTGACCTTGGAGTTTCTCTTCCCATTACCTGCCGTCACTGTAAGGATGCTCCCTGTGTTTCGGTTTGCCCTACAAAAGCTATCTATCAGGATGAAAACGCCAGCATGATAAGCTATGACCCGAATCTTTGCGTAGACTGCTGGACCTGTTCTACAGTATGTTCACGTTTTACTCCTTTATATCATATGATTCTTGTTATGGGCTGCTGGACCAGTTCCATGAATCACAATCGTAAGGTAATCAGCAGGCAAGCTGAAGCAGGAATAAAGTGTGATCTCTGCGAGGGTAGAGATATGCCTGCATGCGTTGAAGCCTGCCCTACACATGCTCTTGTTTTTGCCGAGGTAAACGAAGTTTAA
- the cooS gene encoding anaerobic carbon-monoxide dehydrogenase catalytic subunit has product MKTEIDEKSIDLASQKILQKAEEEGIETAWDRYEKQLPQCSFGQLGVCCRNCNMGPCRIDPFGEGAQKGICGATADIIVARNFLRMIAAGAAAHSDHARDAVLTFKKMSEGEAGSYRIKDEAKLLSLASEYGIPSDGKSLEEIAANLADVLLQEFGKQDGHLQCTKRVPKSRLKLWAELGIEPRGIDREIVECMHRTHIGVDNDAVHILLQGLRTGISDGWGGSMIATDVQDILFGTPQPRKSTVNLGVLSRDKVNVIVHGHEPILSEMIVEAAEDPELLKLAEEKGAAGINVIGICCTGNETLMRHGIPIAGNFLQQELAVITGAVEAMVVDVQCIMPSLGELTGCYHTKFISTSPKADFPNTVRMEFHEDRAYETAKEIVRTAVENFPNRIPEKVTIPEEKQECMAGFSAEAILNALGGSPDPLIEAITGGAVRGIGAVVGCNNVKIKHNYGHVNLVKELIKNNVLVVTTGCNAIACAEAGLLLPEASEMAGDGLKAVCKALGIPPVLHMGSCVDISRILVLASAIANRLGVDISDLPAAGAAPEWMSEKAVSIGAYVVSSGVFTVLGTIPAVLGSQAVTSLLTGGLNDVVRASFAVEPDPLKAADLMLEHIDEKRKALGLN; this is encoded by the coding sequence ATGAAGACGGAAATAGATGAGAAAAGCATTGACCTTGCAAGCCAGAAAATTCTTCAGAAGGCTGAAGAAGAAGGCATTGAAACCGCCTGGGATAGATATGAAAAACAACTTCCTCAGTGCAGTTTCGGGCAGCTAGGAGTTTGCTGTCGGAATTGCAATATGGGTCCATGCAGGATAGATCCCTTCGGAGAGGGAGCTCAAAAGGGAATTTGTGGTGCTACTGCAGACATCATAGTTGCAAGGAATTTCCTTAGAATGATTGCCGCAGGTGCAGCAGCTCATTCCGACCATGCAAGAGACGCTGTTCTTACCTTTAAGAAAATGAGTGAAGGAGAAGCTGGAAGTTACAGAATAAAAGATGAAGCAAAACTGCTATCTCTTGCCTCGGAATATGGAATTCCCTCTGATGGAAAAAGCCTGGAGGAAATTGCAGCCAACCTTGCCGATGTACTGCTTCAGGAATTCGGAAAACAGGACGGACATCTCCAGTGTACCAAAAGAGTTCCTAAATCAAGGCTCAAGCTCTGGGCCGAGCTTGGAATAGAGCCCAGGGGAATTGACCGGGAAATCGTGGAATGCATGCACAGGACTCATATAGGTGTGGACAATGATGCGGTTCATATCCTGCTGCAAGGATTGCGTACAGGGATTTCCGATGGCTGGGGAGGCTCGATGATAGCCACCGATGTCCAGGACATACTTTTCGGAACTCCGCAGCCTAGAAAAAGCACCGTTAATCTGGGGGTGCTGTCCAGAGATAAAGTAAATGTAATTGTCCACGGGCACGAGCCTATTCTCTCAGAAATGATCGTGGAAGCTGCAGAAGACCCCGAACTCCTTAAACTTGCAGAGGAAAAGGGTGCAGCAGGCATCAACGTTATAGGAATATGCTGTACTGGTAACGAGACCCTGATGCGTCACGGGATTCCCATAGCAGGAAATTTCCTTCAGCAGGAACTGGCAGTAATTACAGGCGCTGTGGAAGCTATGGTTGTTGATGTCCAGTGTATCATGCCCTCGCTTGGAGAACTTACAGGCTGCTACCACACAAAGTTTATATCCACATCTCCAAAGGCCGATTTTCCCAACACCGTAAGAATGGAATTCCATGAGGACAGAGCTTATGAAACTGCAAAAGAAATCGTAAGGACTGCTGTCGAAAACTTCCCTAACAGGATTCCGGAAAAGGTTACTATACCTGAAGAGAAGCAGGAGTGCATGGCAGGCTTCAGTGCCGAAGCTATTCTCAATGCTCTTGGAGGAAGCCCTGACCCTCTCATTGAGGCGATAACAGGCGGGGCAGTTCGAGGAATTGGGGCTGTTGTCGGCTGCAATAACGTAAAAATAAAGCACAACTACGGCCATGTCAACCTCGTTAAAGAACTGATCAAAAACAATGTGCTTGTGGTCACAACCGGCTGCAATGCAATTGCCTGCGCCGAAGCAGGGCTTCTTCTGCCGGAAGCCTCCGAAATGGCAGGCGATGGGTTAAAAGCTGTCTGTAAGGCTCTGGGCATACCCCCTGTCCTGCACATGGGTTCCTGTGTTGATATCAGCCGTATCCTTGTGCTTGCATCCGCGATTGCAAATCGCCTGGGTGTGGACATAAGTGATCTTCCAGCAGCAGGAGCAGCTCCCGAATGGATGAGCGAAAAGGCAGTTAGTATCGGGGCTTATGTAGTTTCATCCGGTGTATTTACCGTGCTCGGGACTATTCCGGCTGTTCTTGGAAGTCAGGCTGTTACGTCCCTTCTGACAGGAGGCTTGAACGACGTAGTCAGAGCAAGCTTTGCGGTTGAGCCTGATCCCCTTAAAGCTGCAGACCTGATGCTTGAGCATATTGACGAAAAAAGAAAGGCTCTAGGCTTGAACTAA
- a CDS encoding methytransferase partner Trm112 has product MKKNLMDILACPICKGDLVLNVVEENEEEVISGTLYCPVCNEHYPIDEGIPNLLPPDLRN; this is encoded by the coding sequence GTGAAAAAAAATCTTATGGATATTCTGGCCTGCCCTATATGTAAGGGCGACCTGGTTTTGAACGTTGTCGAAGAAAATGAAGAAGAGGTCATATCCGGAACCCTCTACTGCCCTGTATGCAACGAGCACTATCCCATTGATGAGGGAATCCCAAACTTACTTCCTCCTGACCTTAGAAACTGA